The genomic window CGTAGAGGAGCTGAAGGAGCTCGCCCGCACCGCCGGGGTCGGCGTCCTCGACACCGTCATCCAGCGTCCCAAGGAGTTCAACCCGCGCTACCTCTTAGGCGAGGGGAAGATCCGCGAGGTGGTGATCAAGGCGCTGCAGTTCGGCGCGACCATGCTCGTCTTCGACCAGGAGCTCTCCCCCACCCAGGTACGTTCCATCTCGGAGCTCACCGAACTGAAAGTCATCGACCGCAGCCAGCTCATCCTCGACATCTTCGCCCGGCGCGCCACAACGCAGGACGGCAAGGTCCAGGTGGAACTCGCCCAGTTAAAGTACCTCATGCCGCGCCTCTCCGGGCGCGGCGTGCAGATGTCGCGGCTCATGGGGGGGATCGGCGGGCGCGGCCCCGGCGAGACCAAGCTGGAGATCGACCGCCGCCGCATCCGCGACCGGATAGCGCACCTCGAGCGCGAGCTGAAGGAGCTCTCGAACGGGCGCTACCAGCGGCGCCAGAAGCGGGTGAAAGCCGGGATCCCCATCATCTCCATCGTGGGGTACACGAACGCGGGCAAGTCTACCCTGCTGAACACGATGACCAAGAGCGAGGTATTCACCGAGGACCTCCTCTTCGCCACCCTAGACACCTCCTCGCGACGCCTGCGCTTCCCTATGGACCGCGAGGTGATCATCACCGACACGGTCGGCTTCATAAGAAGCCTCCCGAAGTCGCTCATGGGGGCCTTCAAGGCGACCCTGGAGGAGTTGAAGGACGCGGATCTTCTCATCCATCTCGTGGACTGCTCCAACCCGCGCATGGAGGAGCAGATCAACCAGGTGAACACCATCCTGGCCGAGCTGGAGTTGAGCCAGAAGCCGATGCTGCTCGTCTTCAACAAGATGGACCTCCTCCCCGAGCTGAAGAAGGGAGATCCCCTCGCCTTCATGAAGGTGCGGCAGCTAACGCGCAAGTACGGCGCTATCACCATAAGCGCCGCGGACCGCAAGAGCCTCGAGCCGCTCATGAAGGAGTTGCAGCACCGTTTCTGGCATGACGTCGAGGACTACCAGGCGCCCGGGCAGCACGACGAGGAGACCGAGGAGTAGCCCCAAGCGCAGCGTCGCAAATTCCGAAGGAGAACCGCTCTTTATATGGACCAGCAAGCGATCATCTACGCCCTCGACCTCCTGGGGACCGTCGCCTTCGCCGCCTCCGGCGCACTTGCCGGCGTGCGCCGCGGCATGGACCTCCTGGGCGTCATCGTCTTAGGCATCGTCACCGCCACCGGTGGCGGCGTCATCCGCGACGTGCTGTTGAACGACACTCCCCCCTTCTGCTTCAAAAACGAGCTCTATCTCTACCTCGCCGTCGCCGCCTCGGTGATCGTTTTCATGACCCCCACAAGCTTCGAGAAGATGAACCGCGCCATGCTCCTTCTGGACGCACTCGGTCTCGGCACCTTCCTCGTCATCGGCACCTCCAAGGCGCTCCATTTCAACCTGGGGCTCATGGGGGCGATCATCATGGGGGTCATGACCGCAACCTGCGGGGGGCTCGTGCGCGACACCCTGAGCAACGAGATCCCGCTCATCCTACAGCGCGAGATCTATGCTTCGGCCTGCGTGGTGGGCGGCGCCCTCTTCTATTTCCTGCACCACACCGCAGTCCCCACCCCTATCAACCTGACCGTCTCCGCCCTCACCGTGATCGCCATCAGGGTCACCGCCATCGTCAAGGGGTGGCAGTTGCCGCGCGGACAGGCGTTCTAGCCGGTGGCGAAGCGAAGCGCCGGACTGATCATGTACCGATTCCGCGAAGGAAAAGCGGAAGTGCTGCTCGTCCACCCCGGCGGCCCCTTCTGGGCGAAAAAGGACGCCGGCGCCTGGTGCATCCCCAAAGGTGAGTACCCGGAAGGAGAAGACCCTCTCGAGGCGGCGCGACGTGAATTCCTCGAGGAAACCGGGCTCGAGGCGACCGGCCCCTTTCTTGAACTTGCCGAGATCAGGCAGGCGGGGGGAAAGCTGGTGCAGGCATGGGCTTTCACCGGCGACTGCGATCCGGAACTCATCGTCAGCAACACCTTCACCATGGAGTGGCCGCCCCGCTCCGGAAAAGAAGCCACC from Geomonas ferrireducens includes these protein-coding regions:
- the hflX gene encoding GTPase HflX; this encodes MHGNLTGLKASQVKRLERLYRRRVKPGEVISLELARELSDISLEIRRQLGVLISRIGEVAYVVIGDERGIMIPALDEYPLGRRLLRGVRLVHTHLKGETLTDDDLTDLSLLRLDLIAALQLTQNADRFSIQTAALTPPNGGTLPYHVEASVPFQKFDLEFRSFVETLEQTMERGLKEGKVVGTGEERGILISVTQRPLEEAVDSVEELKELARTAGVGVLDTVIQRPKEFNPRYLLGEGKIREVVIKALQFGATMLVFDQELSPTQVRSISELTELKVIDRSQLILDIFARRATTQDGKVQVELAQLKYLMPRLSGRGVQMSRLMGGIGGRGPGETKLEIDRRRIRDRIAHLERELKELSNGRYQRRQKRVKAGIPIISIVGYTNAGKSTLLNTMTKSEVFTEDLLFATLDTSSRRLRFPMDREVIITDTVGFIRSLPKSLMGAFKATLEELKDADLLIHLVDCSNPRMEEQINQVNTILAELELSQKPMLLVFNKMDLLPELKKGDPLAFMKVRQLTRKYGAITISAADRKSLEPLMKELQHRFWHDVEDYQAPGQHDEETEE
- a CDS encoding trimeric intracellular cation channel family protein, with product MDQQAIIYALDLLGTVAFAASGALAGVRRGMDLLGVIVLGIVTATGGGVIRDVLLNDTPPFCFKNELYLYLAVAASVIVFMTPTSFEKMNRAMLLLDALGLGTFLVIGTSKALHFNLGLMGAIIMGVMTATCGGLVRDTLSNEIPLILQREIYASACVVGGALFYFLHHTAVPTPINLTVSALTVIAIRVTAIVKGWQLPRGQAF
- a CDS encoding NUDIX domain-containing protein, which codes for MAKRSAGLIMYRFREGKAEVLLVHPGGPFWAKKDAGAWCIPKGEYPEGEDPLEAARREFLEETGLEATGPFLELAEIRQAGGKLVQAWAFTGDCDPELIVSNTFTMEWPPRSGKEATFPEVDRAAWFDFAAAREKILPSQLPLIDQLATLI